The following are encoded in a window of Alosa sapidissima isolate fAloSap1 chromosome 10, fAloSap1.pri, whole genome shotgun sequence genomic DNA:
- the cops7a gene encoding COP9 signalosome complex subunit 7a isoform X1, with product MEVEQLLSLSGPALAQAISSLLETPGLYVFSDILELPNVRELETGPHAPVYQLLNLFAYGTYCDYKERAASLPELTPAQKNKLRHLSIISLASNLKCLPYSLLLQQLELKNVRELEDLLIEAVYCDIIQGKLDQRNQQVEVDCSVGRDLGPNELPNIANTLQEWCAGCEAVLCGIEEQVSRANQYRESQLKVKVQVETEVSNLQKTLKASSASPSSGPAPAGAASNQDADQPAEPRDPASSQEPRQPGKKSSKVKGLRGSGKIWSKSN from the exons ATGGAGGTGGAGCAGctcctgtctctctcaggtCCCGCTCTGGCCCAGGCCATCAGCTCTCTGCTGGAGACCCCAGGGCTTTATGTGTTCTCAGACATTTTGGAGCTCCCCAATGTCAGAGAG CTGGAGACTGGTCCCCATGCTCCTGTGTATCAGCTGCTCAATCTTTTTGCCTATGGAACCTACTGCGACTACAAAG aGAGGGCAGCCTCTCTGCCTGAGTTGACCCCTGCCCAGAAGAACAAGCTCCGCCACCTGTCAATCATCAGCCTGGCCTCCAATCTCAAG tgtttgccGTACTcgttgctgctgcagcagctggAGCTGAAGAACGTGCGGGAGCTGGAGGACCTGCTGATCGAAGCGGTCTACTGTGACATCATCCAGGGCAAGCTGGACCAGCGCAACCAGCAGGTGGAGGTGGACTGCAGCGTGGGCCGCGACCTGGGCCCCAACGAGCTGCCCAACATCGCCAACACACTACAGGAatg gTGTGCGGGGTGTGAGGCGGTGCTGTGTGGGATTGAGGAGCAGGTCTCCAGAGCCAATCAGTACAGAGAAAGCCAGCTGAAGGTCAAAGTTCAGGTGGAGACAGAA GTGTCTAATTTACAGAAAACCCTGAAAGCAAGCTCTGCCTCTCCGTCGTCCGGCCCCGCCCCCGCTGGCGCTGCATCCAATCAGGATGCAGATCAGCCAGCGGAGCCACGCGACCCCGCCTCCTCTCAGGAACCACGGCAACCTGGCAAGAAAAGTTCCAAAGTCAAAGG GCTTCGTGGAAGTGGGAAGATCTGGTCAAAGTCCAACTGA
- the cops7a gene encoding COP9 signalosome complex subunit 7a isoform X2, with amino-acid sequence MEVEQLLSLSGPALAQAISSLLETPGLYVFSDILELPNVRELETGPHAPVYQLLNLFAYGTYCDYKERAASLPELTPAQKNKLRHLSIISLASNLKCLPYSLLLQQLELKNVRELEDLLIEAVYCDIIQGKLDQRNQQVEVDCSVGRDLGPNELPNIANTLQEWCAGCEAVLCGIEEQVSRANQYRESQLKVKVQVETEVSNLQKTLKASSASPSSGPAPAGAASNQDADQPAEPRDPASSQEPRQPGKKSSKVKG; translated from the exons ATGGAGGTGGAGCAGctcctgtctctctcaggtCCCGCTCTGGCCCAGGCCATCAGCTCTCTGCTGGAGACCCCAGGGCTTTATGTGTTCTCAGACATTTTGGAGCTCCCCAATGTCAGAGAG CTGGAGACTGGTCCCCATGCTCCTGTGTATCAGCTGCTCAATCTTTTTGCCTATGGAACCTACTGCGACTACAAAG aGAGGGCAGCCTCTCTGCCTGAGTTGACCCCTGCCCAGAAGAACAAGCTCCGCCACCTGTCAATCATCAGCCTGGCCTCCAATCTCAAG tgtttgccGTACTcgttgctgctgcagcagctggAGCTGAAGAACGTGCGGGAGCTGGAGGACCTGCTGATCGAAGCGGTCTACTGTGACATCATCCAGGGCAAGCTGGACCAGCGCAACCAGCAGGTGGAGGTGGACTGCAGCGTGGGCCGCGACCTGGGCCCCAACGAGCTGCCCAACATCGCCAACACACTACAGGAatg gTGTGCGGGGTGTGAGGCGGTGCTGTGTGGGATTGAGGAGCAGGTCTCCAGAGCCAATCAGTACAGAGAAAGCCAGCTGAAGGTCAAAGTTCAGGTGGAGACAGAA GTGTCTAATTTACAGAAAACCCTGAAAGCAAGCTCTGCCTCTCCGTCGTCCGGCCCCGCCCCCGCTGGCGCTGCATCCAATCAGGATGCAGATCAGCCAGCGGAGCCACGCGACCCCGCCTCCTCTCAGGAACCACGGCAACCTGGCAAGAAAAGTTCCAAAGTCAAAGGGTAA
- the LOC121720335 gene encoding PILR alpha-associated neural protein isoform X2 — MERCSIPPASALYCLLLAAVVTCPTRGDSNEPNWEELGEMQVEALSAQLAVTAQATPTPLWAVVWGPTQTLEDETQHFLPSQETDHWQASTDETWPHHQSPPTTQTQQQLPSLEAKDVVSGDDSKTDTEEETEEVDPQFYVTVTISSVLILAAVIITAKLCYDRSCSRHPPPLSRGGAPPLSLAIPRALAQEDSRQTLHSTPSFGDRERIPVVNL; from the exons ATGGAGCGATG CTCCATCCCTCCTGCCTCCGCTCTCTACTGCCTCCTTCTGGCCGCTGTGGTGACGTGCCCCACCCGGGGTGACTCGAACGAGCCCAACTGGGAGGAGCTCGGCGAGATGCAGGTGGAGGCGCTCTCCGCCCAGCTGGCCGTCACTGCCCAGGCCACGCCCACGCCCCTCTGGGCAGTGGTCTGGGGCCCGACGCAGACCCTCGAGGACGAGACGCAACACTTCCTCCCCAGCCAGGAAACGGACCACTGGCAGGCGTCCACCGACGAGACCTGGCCGCATCACCAGAGCCCCCCGACCACCCAGACACAACAGCAGCTCCCGTCCCTGGAGGCGAAGGACGTGGTGTCTGGCGACGACAGCAAGACCGACACagaggaggagactgaggaaG tGGATCCTCAGTTCTATGTCACAGTGACCATCTCATCTGTGCTGATTCTTGCAGCTGTCATCATAACTGCCAAACTCTG TTACGACCGCAGCTGTTCCCGGCATCCACCTCCGCTCTCCCGCGGCGGGGCGCCCCCCCTGTCGCTCGCCATCCCGCGCGCCCTCGCCCAGGAGGACAGTAGGCAGACGCTGCACAGCACCCCCTCCTTCGGCGACAGGGAGAG GATTCCTGTGGTCAATCTCTAA
- the LOC121720335 gene encoding PILR alpha-associated neural protein isoform X1 — protein MERCSIPPASALYCLLLAAVVTCPTRGDSNEPNWEELGEMQVEALSAQLAVTAQATPTPLWAVVWGPTQTLEDETQHFLPSQETDHWQASTDETWPHHQSPPTTQTQQQLPSLEAKDVVSGDDSKTDTEEETEEVDPQFYVTVTISSVLILAAVIITAKLCYDRSCSRHPPPLSRGGAPPLSLAIPRALAQEDSRQTLHSTPSFGDRERYLHLRVCVCV, from the exons ATGGAGCGATG CTCCATCCCTCCTGCCTCCGCTCTCTACTGCCTCCTTCTGGCCGCTGTGGTGACGTGCCCCACCCGGGGTGACTCGAACGAGCCCAACTGGGAGGAGCTCGGCGAGATGCAGGTGGAGGCGCTCTCCGCCCAGCTGGCCGTCACTGCCCAGGCCACGCCCACGCCCCTCTGGGCAGTGGTCTGGGGCCCGACGCAGACCCTCGAGGACGAGACGCAACACTTCCTCCCCAGCCAGGAAACGGACCACTGGCAGGCGTCCACCGACGAGACCTGGCCGCATCACCAGAGCCCCCCGACCACCCAGACACAACAGCAGCTCCCGTCCCTGGAGGCGAAGGACGTGGTGTCTGGCGACGACAGCAAGACCGACACagaggaggagactgaggaaG tGGATCCTCAGTTCTATGTCACAGTGACCATCTCATCTGTGCTGATTCTTGCAGCTGTCATCATAACTGCCAAACTCTG TTACGACCGCAGCTGTTCCCGGCATCCACCTCCGCTCTCCCGCGGCGGGGCGCCCCCCCTGTCGCTCGCCATCCCGCGCGCCCTCGCCCAGGAGGACAGTAGGCAGACGCTGCACAGCACCCCCTCCTTCGGCGACAGGGAGAGGTATCtgcatctgcgtgtgtgtgtgtgtgtgtga